Below is a window of Planktothrix tepida PCC 9214 DNA.
GGCATCAAGACATATACTCCGTCGCGAGTCACATCAAAACCGGTATACCAAAGCAAAAAATGGGTAAATTTAGCGGTGGTTTCAGAAGGATCAAAAATTGGTGTTAAAATGGCAGCAGGTACTCCTAGAAAAAAGAGAATCATCAGTTCTCGCCAATATTGAACAATGCCTTTTAGACTGGATGCGACTAAACTTAAACCGATAGCACCGAGAAAAGGAGCTATTCGTAAAAAATAATCAGTTTGAGTTGGAACAGTCAGACTTTTTAGATAAAAAATAACAATTAAAACTGTTCCAAGTATAGTGGAAAGTAGGTCACTGTTCAAGTTTAAGCTTGGCCATTTTTCGCGTAAAAGCGTGATCACGGCAAGCCAAAATAGCAAACTCATGCCGAGATGAGCAAGATCTTCTGCTTTCCAAATTAAGGTAAAGTATATACAACTCAGGCTAGTAGCCAGAGTTAACAGCCAAAAAGAATGGGTTTTAACCAGTTGACTCAAATTGATAGGGGAAGACTTCATCTGATTGGTTTGTGGCTATTGAATTGAGATTGAAGGTATTGACCTTAATATCCTATAATATCTGATAGTCAGTGATGAACTGACATTATACACGGTCGGTTATGTTAGGTGGAGATAAAGAAAAGCATCGCAAATTCATTGGGGAAGTAATTAAGCCGAATTTAATTAATTGAAACAGTAATTTAATCATTTGAAAACGGGTAGACTAGAACGAAAACTTAAAAACGAAGCCAAAAGAATCTCCATTCGCTTAAATATCCCTCTTCTG
It encodes the following:
- the crtA gene encoding cyanoexosortase A, which translates into the protein MKSSPINLSQLVKTHSFWLLTLATSLSCIYFTLIWKAEDLAHLGMSLLFWLAVITLLREKWPSLNLNSDLLSTILGTVLIVIFYLKSLTVPTQTDYFLRIAPFLGAIGLSLVASSLKGIVQYWRELMILFFLGVPAAILTPIFDPSETTAKFTHFLLWYTGFDVTRDGVYVLMPSGAVKVYSGCSGLEAMNYLLGLSIICLLLYPTGKRFHKIITPVIAIIIGFVINSLRVALMLLLVNSGQTKAFYYWHEGEGSLIFGLIEVMVFGCFYLFLMRQDAQPSGELKP